From Vibrio tritonius, the proteins below share one genomic window:
- a CDS encoding formylglycine-generating enzyme family protein, translating into MRQGLPALLLALSPCLMVSSTLAEAASSSVSTIDDALSSQSADLQDAKKTTETQQAAYKKQSAELVQLETQAKALDETLQSAKASLQKAYAKMLDDPKTDITAIKETYQSAWSDVKQNQKARLEATQKLQDIEAQLAQLKAKESSIEQKITALGHDKLRARAQRLKSELKLTGEQKVSFTNKCDIKMTLAQCADQTKELALQKAVNNYQDWLVDAATETSAIKPNLSKVSLNIHLIKYDTNKAGFADSTRYQTVLTAQLESRAGEDAACTLLGIDKSYCYAVDQNGQRQQNQKEVAWVSLNVRSNQYNDNVVVDDVNYGSTPVEIMLPVGNHLITIEKEGYHSFSQMIGINSDQTLRAVLREQANLLKPGHKFADSLKGNIKAPEMITLIRGEYLVGENASRKISLDHAFAMSASPITVGEFETFVTQTGYQTDAELKHLCISVNNSEVTPVSDSYWRNPGFKQTASNPVVCVSQNDAKAYTDWLSKQTGSVYRLPTEEEWEIAARSGSQNDYWWGDDFGADKANTGWGGSKWSNKSTSPVGSFAPNNLGFYDVVGNVWEWTKDSRGMAKGGAWSFSPDMAKASSELFIDPNSAANYLGFRVLRELK; encoded by the coding sequence GGCTGAGTTGGTACAACTAGAAACTCAGGCAAAAGCGCTCGACGAGACGCTACAGTCAGCTAAAGCATCACTCCAAAAAGCCTATGCCAAAATGCTTGATGATCCCAAAACCGACATCACAGCAATTAAGGAGACATATCAAAGCGCCTGGTCTGATGTAAAACAGAACCAAAAAGCGCGTCTAGAAGCGACACAGAAGCTTCAAGACATCGAAGCACAATTAGCACAACTGAAAGCCAAAGAGAGCTCTATCGAGCAGAAGATAACCGCTTTAGGTCATGATAAACTCCGCGCTCGCGCACAGAGGCTTAAAAGTGAGTTAAAACTTACTGGTGAGCAAAAAGTTAGCTTTACTAATAAATGCGATATAAAAATGACACTGGCTCAGTGTGCCGATCAAACCAAAGAGCTTGCTTTACAGAAAGCGGTTAACAACTATCAGGATTGGCTTGTCGACGCTGCAACAGAAACGTCAGCTATCAAACCTAACCTCAGTAAAGTTTCTTTGAATATTCATCTCATTAAATATGATACGAATAAAGCCGGTTTTGCTGACAGTACCCGTTATCAAACTGTACTCACAGCACAACTCGAATCAAGAGCAGGTGAAGATGCCGCATGTACTTTGCTTGGCATCGATAAAAGTTACTGTTATGCCGTTGATCAAAATGGGCAACGACAGCAAAACCAAAAAGAAGTCGCTTGGGTCAGCTTGAACGTACGCTCAAATCAATATAACGACAACGTGGTGGTTGATGACGTAAATTACGGCAGCACTCCGGTTGAAATCATGCTTCCGGTAGGCAACCATCTGATTACAATAGAAAAAGAAGGGTATCACTCTTTTTCTCAAATGATTGGCATCAATAGCGACCAAACCTTGCGCGCTGTATTACGAGAGCAAGCTAATCTGCTAAAACCAGGCCATAAATTCGCTGACTCATTGAAAGGTAACATAAAAGCACCAGAGATGATCACCCTGATCAGAGGTGAATACTTAGTGGGAGAAAACGCCTCTCGTAAAATTAGCCTTGATCATGCTTTCGCAATGAGTGCATCACCAATCACTGTCGGTGAGTTTGAAACATTCGTTACTCAAACTGGATATCAAACCGATGCAGAGCTAAAACACCTTTGCATTTCAGTGAATAATTCAGAGGTAACACCAGTTTCAGACAGTTACTGGCGTAACCCAGGCTTTAAACAAACCGCATCTAATCCTGTTGTTTGTGTTAGCCAAAATGATGCGAAAGCCTATACCGATTGGTTAAGCAAGCAAACGGGATCAGTTTATCGTTTACCAACCGAAGAAGAGTGGGAAATCGCCGCTCGTTCTGGCAGTCAAAACGATTATTGGTGGGGAGATGACTTTGGTGCCGACAAAGCTAATACAGGCTGGGGTGGCAGTAAATGGTCAAACAAAAGCACTTCCCCTGTGGGCTCGTTCGCGCCAAACAATCTCGGCTTTTATGATGTAGTCGGTAACGTTTGGGAATGGACAAAAGACTCCCGCGGAATGGCAAAAGGTGGCGCTTGGAGCTTCTCACCTGATATGGCTAAAGCGTCGAGTGAACTGTTTATTGATCCAAACTCAGCAGCAAATTACCTCGGCTTTAGGGTACTGCGAGAGCTTAAATAA
- the pdxH gene encoding pyridoxamine 5'-phosphate oxidase: MDLSDIRREYIQGGLRRKDLKEDPIEQFNVWLQQAIDAKLTDPTAMTVATVDENGQPFQRIVLLKNLDNNGFVFYTNLGSRKAKHLEHNAKISLHFPWHPLERQVHITGTVEKLSAFENMKYFTSRPKDSQIAAIASHQSSRISARGILEGKFLELKQKFANGEVPVPSFWGGFRVVPSSIEFWQGGEHRLHDRFLYSFSEQSWAIDRLAP; the protein is encoded by the coding sequence ATGGATCTTTCAGATATTCGTCGCGAATATATTCAGGGCGGCTTGAGAAGAAAAGACTTAAAAGAAGACCCAATTGAACAATTCAATGTGTGGCTTCAGCAAGCGATTGATGCAAAGTTAACAGACCCCACCGCGATGACTGTTGCGACAGTCGATGAAAACGGTCAGCCGTTTCAACGGATTGTTTTACTCAAAAATCTAGATAACAATGGCTTTGTTTTTTATACCAATTTGGGTAGTCGTAAAGCCAAACACCTTGAGCATAATGCCAAAATCAGTTTACATTTCCCTTGGCATCCACTTGAACGTCAGGTTCATATTACTGGGACTGTGGAAAAACTTTCTGCTTTTGAGAATATGAAATATTTCACTTCTCGTCCTAAAGATAGCCAGATTGCAGCGATAGCAAGTCATCAAAGTAGCCGAATTTCGGCTCGTGGTATTCTTGAAGGCAAGTTTCTTGAGCTCAAACAAAAGTTTGCTAATGGTGAAGTTCCAGTGCCGAGCTTTTGGGGCGGTTTTCGTGTCGTTCCTAGCAGTATTGAATTTTGGCAAGGTGGAGAGCACCGATTGCACGACAGATTCTTGTATAGCTTCAGCGAGCAGAGTTGGGCTATTGATCGTTTAGCGCCATAG